One genomic region from bacterium encodes:
- a CDS encoding sigma 54-interacting transcriptional regulator → MCVDRLEIGIAACITRRRRWGMDVMRRFWDEELRAYPHGGPGSRVWVVRGGECAEAPLTLLFQHGWQEDPAREPPAPPLGLLWRAAAEGEATVRTWRAGERAWRQESLPVPGAGGTAGALALTCADEEPWLEAVRDWSRRLAARLGPVLGNLEPAPGCGGPLADARRQPTLFDWPAGGGRTRPAAVTGRVAIALPRPAAMPGIPDVVGVSREMAECCRAVQAVAASNVNVLLHGESGTGKEVLARAVHRLGPRRARGFVGVNCAALPESLFESELFGHQAGAFTGAGKEKSGLLEAADGGTFFLDEIGDMPLALQMKLLRVMQERKLRRLGELRSRAVDVRFVAASHKDLAGEIAAGRFRLDLYFRLKVVQIAIPPLRHRPEDVTHLLAHLLQRRGADPTRLSVAPDALAALQAYRWPGNVRELENEAQRWLALHPGAEVIELDQLSAELRQAAGRSVDPSDLATLRPMDEATELLERYLIRKAICACDGRKSTAARRLGLSRQGLYKKIRRYGMGDLLHAAG, encoded by the coding sequence ATGTGTGTGGACAGGCTGGAGATCGGGATCGCCGCCTGCATCACCCGGCGCCGGAGGTGGGGCATGGACGTGATGCGCAGATTCTGGGACGAGGAGTTGCGGGCCTACCCGCACGGCGGGCCGGGCAGCCGGGTCTGGGTCGTCAGGGGCGGAGAGTGCGCCGAGGCGCCGCTCACCCTGTTGTTCCAACACGGCTGGCAGGAGGACCCGGCGCGGGAGCCGCCGGCGCCGCCGCTGGGGCTGCTCTGGCGCGCGGCCGCCGAGGGGGAAGCGACGGTTCGGACCTGGCGCGCGGGTGAGCGGGCGTGGCGGCAGGAGTCGCTGCCGGTGCCGGGCGCCGGGGGGACGGCCGGCGCGCTGGCCCTGACCTGCGCCGACGAGGAACCCTGGCTGGAGGCGGTGCGCGACTGGAGCCGACGGCTGGCGGCCCGCCTCGGGCCGGTCCTGGGGAACCTCGAACCGGCGCCCGGGTGCGGCGGGCCGCTCGCCGACGCACGGCGTCAGCCGACGCTCTTCGACTGGCCGGCCGGCGGCGGGCGCACGCGCCCGGCGGCGGTCACGGGACGCGTGGCGATCGCGTTGCCGCGGCCGGCGGCGATGCCGGGGATCCCCGACGTGGTGGGCGTGTCGCGCGAGATGGCCGAGTGCTGCCGCGCCGTGCAGGCGGTGGCCGCGAGCAACGTGAACGTGCTGCTGCACGGGGAGAGCGGGACGGGCAAGGAGGTCCTGGCGCGCGCGGTGCACCGGCTGGGACCGCGCCGCGCGCGGGGCTTCGTCGGGGTCAACTGCGCGGCGCTGCCGGAATCGCTGTTCGAGAGCGAGCTGTTCGGCCACCAGGCCGGAGCCTTCACCGGCGCGGGGAAGGAGAAGAGCGGTCTGCTGGAGGCGGCCGACGGCGGCACCTTCTTCCTGGACGAGATCGGCGACATGCCGCTGGCCCTGCAGATGAAGCTCCTGCGCGTGATGCAGGAGCGCAAGCTGCGGCGGCTCGGCGAGCTGCGCAGCCGCGCGGTCGACGTGCGCTTCGTCGCCGCCAGCCACAAGGACCTCGCCGGGGAGATCGCGGCGGGGCGGTTCCGCCTGGACCTCTACTTCCGGCTGAAGGTGGTGCAGATCGCGATCCCGCCGCTGCGCCACCGCCCCGAGGACGTCACCCACCTGCTGGCCCACCTGCTGCAGCGCCGCGGCGCCGATCCGACGCGCCTGTCGGTGGCGCCCGACGCGCTGGCCGCCCTGCAGGCCTACCGCTGGCCCGGCAACGTGCGCGAGCTGGAGAACGAGGCGCAGCGCTGGCTGGCCCTGCACCCCGGCGCGGAGGTGATCGAGCTGGACCAGCTGTCGGCCGAACTGCGCCAGGCCGCCGGCCGCTCCGTCGACCCGTCCGACCTCGCGACGCTGCGGCCCATGGACGAGGCGACCGAACTGCTGGAGCGCTACCTCATCCGCAAGGCGATCTGCGCCTGCGACGGGCGCAAGTCGACGGCCGCCCGCCGGCTCGGCCTCTCGCGCCAGGGCCTCTACAAGAAGATCCGGCGCTACGGCATGGGCGACTTGTTGCACGCGGCGGGGTGA
- the purM gene encoding phosphoribosylformylglycinamidine cyclo-ligase, whose protein sequence is MKYSDSGVDIDAAARALAGAKQAIRSTWDERVRSDIGAFGGLYRAAPGEPLLVASVDGVGTKVKIASQTGRYDTVGQDLVNHCVDDILVQGAEPLFFLDYFATGKLREGVLEQVLDGFARACRENGCALLGGETAEMPGVYGDGDFDLAGCIVGRVREEDLIDGSAIRAGDRLWGLPSTGLHTNGYSLARRILFESAGYAPDDALPGCGGTAADLLLAVHRSYLPPVRALWRELGRPAVHGLAHITGGGFYDNVPRIVPDGLCCRIDTAAWTAPPLFRLLQRAGEVATPEMYRVFNMGIGMVCVLAADADPAVPASLGALPIGEVVSGPRKVDVLL, encoded by the coding sequence ATGAAGTACAGCGATAGCGGCGTCGACATCGACGCCGCCGCGCGGGCGCTCGCCGGGGCCAAGCAGGCCATCCGCTCCACCTGGGACGAGCGCGTGCGCAGCGACATCGGCGCCTTCGGGGGCCTGTACCGCGCGGCGCCGGGCGAGCCGCTGCTGGTGGCCAGCGTCGACGGCGTCGGCACGAAGGTGAAGATCGCCTCGCAGACCGGCCGCTACGACACCGTCGGCCAGGACCTGGTCAACCACTGCGTCGACGACATCCTGGTCCAGGGCGCCGAGCCCCTGTTCTTCCTCGACTACTTCGCCACCGGCAAGCTGCGCGAGGGCGTGCTCGAGCAGGTGCTCGACGGCTTCGCCCGGGCCTGCCGCGAGAACGGCTGCGCCTTGCTGGGCGGCGAGACGGCGGAGATGCCCGGCGTCTACGGCGACGGCGACTTCGACCTGGCCGGCTGCATCGTCGGGCGCGTCCGCGAGGAGGACCTGATCGACGGCTCAGCCATCCGCGCCGGGGACCGCCTCTGGGGCCTGCCCAGCACGGGGCTGCACACCAACGGCTACTCGCTGGCCCGCCGCATCCTGTTCGAGTCGGCGGGCTACGCCCCGGACGACGCGCTGCCGGGCTGCGGCGGCACGGCGGCCGACCTGCTGCTGGCCGTCCACCGCAGCTACCTGCCGCCGGTGCGCGCGCTCTGGCGGGAACTGGGCCGCCCGGCCGTCCACGGCCTGGCCCACATCACCGGCGGCGGCTTCTACGACAACGTGCCGCGCATCGTCCCGGACGGCCTGTGCTGCCGCATCGACACCGCGGCCTGGACCGCGCCGCCCCTGTTCCGCCTCCTGCAGCGGGCGGGGGAGGTCGCGACACCGGAGATGTACCGCGTCTTCAACATGGGCATCGGGATGGTGTGCGTGCTGGCGGCCGACGCCGACCCCGCCGTCCCCGCGTCGCTCGGCGCGCTGCCCATCGGCGAGGTGGTGTCGGGCCCGCGCAAGGTGGACGTCCTGCTGTAA